The following proteins are co-located in the Microbacterium sp. SORGH_AS_0888 genome:
- the lepA gene encoding translation elongation factor 4, which produces MSPRALKPLEPSATPPELIRNFCIIAHIDHGKSTLADRMLQITGVVSDRDMRAQYLDRMDIERERGITIKSQAVRMPWATVDGTFALNMIDTPGHVDFTYEVSRSLAACEGAILLVDAAQGIEAQTLANLYLALENDLTIIPVLNKIDLPAADPEKYAAELANLIGGDPADVLRVSGKTGVGVEDLLDRIVGEIPAPTGDPDAPARGMIFDSVYDAYRGVVTYVRMVDGKLEPRERIQMMSTRATHELLEIGVSSPEPVPTKGLGVGEVGYLITGVKDVRQSKVGDTITNHRKPASEALAGYTDPKPMVFSGIYPIDGSDYADLREALDKLKLSDASLQYEPETSVALGFGFRCGFLGLLHLEIITERLSREFDLDLITTAPSVTYEVTTDTGETVTVTNPSEYPDGRVASVSEPVVKVGILLPKDYVGTVMELCQSRRGTLLGMDYLSEDRVELRYNMPLGEIVFDFFDQLKSKTQGYASLDYEPAGSQEADLVKVDILLQGEKVDAFSSIVHREKAYSYGTMMTERLRKLIPRQQFEVPIQAAIGARIIARENIRAIRKDVLAKCYGGDITRKRKLLEKQKEGKKRMKMVGRVEVPQEAFIAALSGDVETKK; this is translated from the coding sequence ATGTCACCGCGCGCCCTGAAGCCCCTCGAGCCGTCCGCGACCCCGCCCGAGCTGATCCGCAACTTCTGCATCATCGCCCATATCGACCACGGCAAGTCGACCCTGGCCGACCGGATGCTGCAGATCACCGGCGTGGTCTCCGACCGCGACATGCGGGCGCAGTACCTCGACCGCATGGACATCGAGCGCGAGCGCGGCATCACGATCAAGAGCCAGGCGGTGCGGATGCCGTGGGCGACCGTCGACGGCACCTTCGCGCTCAACATGATCGACACGCCGGGTCACGTCGACTTCACGTACGAGGTCAGCCGCTCGCTCGCCGCCTGCGAGGGGGCGATCCTCCTGGTGGACGCGGCACAGGGCATCGAGGCGCAGACGCTCGCGAACCTGTACCTCGCGCTCGAGAACGACCTCACGATCATCCCGGTGCTGAACAAGATCGATCTGCCCGCGGCCGATCCGGAGAAGTACGCGGCGGAGCTGGCCAACCTCATCGGCGGCGACCCCGCCGACGTCCTGCGCGTGTCGGGCAAGACCGGTGTCGGCGTCGAGGACCTGCTCGACCGCATCGTCGGCGAGATCCCGGCACCGACCGGCGACCCGGATGCGCCGGCGCGCGGCATGATCTTCGACTCCGTGTACGACGCCTACCGCGGCGTCGTCACCTATGTGCGCATGGTCGACGGCAAGCTCGAGCCGCGCGAGCGGATCCAGATGATGTCGACCAGGGCCACGCACGAGCTGCTGGAGATCGGTGTCTCCAGCCCCGAGCCGGTGCCCACGAAGGGGCTCGGCGTCGGGGAGGTCGGCTACCTCATCACCGGCGTGAAGGACGTGCGCCAGTCGAAGGTCGGCGACACGATCACGAACCACCGCAAGCCGGCCTCGGAGGCCCTGGCCGGGTACACCGATCCGAAGCCCATGGTCTTCAGCGGCATCTACCCGATCGACGGCAGCGATTACGCCGACCTCCGCGAGGCGCTCGACAAGCTCAAGCTCTCCGATGCATCGCTGCAGTACGAGCCCGAGACCTCGGTCGCGCTCGGCTTCGGCTTCCGCTGCGGGTTCCTGGGGCTCCTGCACCTCGAGATCATCACCGAGCGGCTCTCCCGCGAGTTCGATCTCGACCTCATCACGACGGCCCCCTCCGTGACGTACGAGGTCACGACGGACACGGGCGAGACCGTCACCGTCACCAACCCCAGCGAGTACCCCGACGGGCGCGTCGCCTCGGTCTCCGAGCCGGTCGTGAAGGTCGGCATCCTGCTGCCGAAGGACTACGTGGGCACGGTCATGGAGCTGTGCCAGTCGCGGCGCGGCACGCTCCTGGGCATGGACTACCTCAGCGAGGACCGCGTCGAGCTGCGGTACAACATGCCGCTCGGCGAGATCGTGTTCGACTTCTTCGACCAGCTGAAGTCGAAGACCCAGGGCTACGCGAGCCTCGACTACGAGCCCGCGGGCAGTCAGGAGGCCGACCTCGTCAAGGTCGACATCCTGCTGCAGGGGGAGAAGGTGGATGCGTTCAGCTCGATCGTGCATCGGGAGAAGGCGTACTCGTACGGCACCATGATGACCGAGCGGCTGCGCAAGCTCATCCCGCGACAGCAGTTCGAGGTGCCGATCCAGGCGGCGATCGGCGCGCGGATCATCGCCCGGGAGAACATCCGCGCGATCCGCAAGGACGTGCTCGCCAAGTGCTACGGCGGTGACATCACCCGCAAGCGCAAGCTGCTGGAGAAGCAGAAGGAGGGCAAGAAGCGCATGAAGATGGTCGGGCGCGTCGAGGTCCCGCAGGAGGCGTTCATCGCCGCGCTCTCCGGCGACGTCGAGACGAAGAAGTAG
- a CDS encoding AAA family ATPase, with the protein MRTEDFRQPPVVAVRTWPDAATTPGVWPCTVPAVAQLLREGMELSDGVTFLVGENGSGKSTVLEGIAIAYGFSPEGGSASARHSTRPSESALSSWLRVQRGLGGSRWGFFLRAETMHSFYTYLEENPTARPGSEPVFHEMSHGESFLSILDTRFDSPGFYCLDEPEAALSFTSTLSLIATLSRIVEDGGQVLCATHSPVLAAMPGARILELGEWGMRATAWEDLELVQHWRSYLDSPGRYLRHLLR; encoded by the coding sequence GTGAGGACAGAGGACTTCCGGCAGCCGCCGGTCGTGGCCGTGCGGACATGGCCGGACGCGGCCACCACTCCCGGCGTGTGGCCGTGCACCGTGCCCGCCGTGGCTCAGCTGCTGAGGGAGGGGATGGAGCTCTCGGACGGCGTCACCTTCCTCGTGGGCGAGAACGGCTCGGGCAAGTCGACGGTGCTGGAAGGGATCGCTATCGCCTACGGCTTCTCGCCCGAGGGAGGGTCCGCATCCGCTCGCCACTCCACCCGGCCGAGCGAGTCCGCCCTCTCGTCGTGGCTGCGCGTGCAACGGGGGCTCGGGGGCTCCCGTTGGGGGTTCTTCCTGCGCGCGGAGACGATGCACTCGTTCTACACCTACCTGGAGGAGAACCCCACGGCGCGGCCGGGGTCGGAGCCGGTGTTCCACGAGATGAGCCATGGCGAGTCGTTCCTGTCGATCCTGGACACGCGCTTCGACTCGCCCGGGTTCTACTGCCTCGACGAGCCGGAGGCGGCGCTCTCGTTCACCTCGACGCTGTCGCTCATCGCCACCCTGTCCCGCATCGTCGAGGACGGCGGGCAGGTGCTGTGCGCAACCCACTCACCCGTGCTCGCGGCGATGCCCGGCGCCCGGATCCTGGAGCTCGGCGAGTGGGGCATGCGCGCGACCGCGTGGGAGGACCTGGAGCTCGTGCAGCACTGGCGCTCGTACCTCGACTCGCCGGGCCGCTACCTGCGGCACCTGCTGCGCTGA
- the rpsT gene encoding 30S ribosomal protein S20 encodes MANIKSQIKRNKTNEKARERNKAVKSELKTAVRRTREAVAGGDKAAAEKALVTASKKLDKAVSKGVIHKNQAANRKSAIAKQVAAL; translated from the coding sequence GTGGCAAACATCAAGTCGCAGATCAAGCGCAACAAGACCAACGAGAAGGCGCGCGAGCGCAACAAGGCCGTCAAGAGCGAGCTGAAGACCGCCGTGCGCCGCACGCGCGAGGCCGTCGCCGGCGGCGACAAGGCCGCCGCCGAGAAGGCGCTGGTCACGGCGTCCAAGAAGCTCGACAAGGCCGTCAGCAAGGGCGTCATCCACAAGAACCAGGCCGCGAACCGCAAGTCGGCCATCGCGAAGCAGGTCGCCGCTCTCTGA
- a CDS encoding alpha/beta fold hydrolase, protein MTVTAVMVHGIRTSATMWRAQREYLDERDVRTVALDLPGHGTRMSEDFTLAEAFATIDRAVREAAASGPVILVGHSMGGLLSVEYAGSDPSPPLAALVAASCTAIPRGAALATYRALVRSADVLPDRGMWAAEYVLDRTLPAQTRADFGAGGYALDTQHVALAALAGLDLATALSRIRVPTWFVNGQYDQLRVNERLFTRLVPHAELVVVPRTSHLVTAMRPEVFNAVLALALATVTAASPASPYTPADSTPDTRASDVDSADGR, encoded by the coding sequence GTGACGGTGACGGCGGTGATGGTCCACGGGATCCGCACGTCCGCGACGATGTGGCGCGCACAGCGCGAGTACCTCGACGAGCGGGACGTGCGCACGGTGGCGCTCGACCTTCCGGGGCACGGCACACGGATGTCGGAGGACTTCACGCTGGCGGAGGCGTTCGCCACGATCGACCGCGCCGTGCGGGAGGCGGCCGCCTCGGGTCCCGTCATCCTGGTGGGGCACTCGATGGGAGGCCTGCTGAGCGTCGAGTACGCGGGCTCGGACCCCTCCCCGCCCCTCGCAGCGCTGGTCGCGGCGTCCTGCACGGCGATACCGCGCGGTGCGGCGCTGGCCACCTACCGCGCGCTCGTGCGCTCCGCCGACGTGCTGCCCGACCGCGGGATGTGGGCGGCGGAGTACGTCCTGGACCGCACGCTGCCCGCGCAGACCCGCGCCGACTTCGGCGCCGGCGGCTACGCGCTCGACACCCAGCACGTGGCCCTGGCGGCGTTGGCCGGTCTGGATCTCGCGACGGCGCTCTCCCGCATCCGCGTGCCGACGTGGTTCGTGAACGGGCAGTACGACCAGCTGCGCGTCAACGAGCGGCTGTTCACCCGGCTCGTGCCGCACGCCGAGCTCGTCGTGGTGCCGCGCACGTCGCACCTGGTCACCGCGATGCGCCCCGAGGTCTTCAACGCCGTGCTGGCCCTCGCGCTCGCGACGGTCACGGCCGCCTCCCCCGCGAGTCCATACACCCCTGCCGACTCCACACCGGATACGCGCGCCTCGGATGTGGATTCGGCAGACGGGCGTTGA